ATCGCCCCGGGCACCTTGAGGGCCTTTTCCCGGAGATCCCTGCCCTCATCGGTCAGGGAGATGATGACGGAGCGCTCATCCTCCTTCGAGCGCCCCCTCTTCACGTATCCCTTGGACTCCAGGTTCTTAAGCAGCGGCGTGAGCGTGCCTGAATCCAGGAACAGCCTTCCTCCAAGGTCGTTCACAGTGGAGTCCCCATGCTCCCACAGCACCATCATCGTGATGTACTGCGTGTAGGTGAGGTCCAGCTCGTCCAGCAGCGGGCGGTACCTCTTGACGATCTCTTTCGAGCATGCGTACAGGGGGAAGCAGACCTGGTTCTCCAGCTTCAGGCAGTCGTAGTTCTCTCCCATATGAACTCACAGCAGCTTCTTGATGTCGCCCTCGATCTTCTCGGGCTTGTCGGTGGGCGCATAGCGGTCGACGACGTTGCCCTCACGGTCCACCAGGAACTTGGTGAAGTTCCATTTGATCTTGCTTCCCATGATTCCTCCTTTCTTCTGGGATTTCAAGTAGGTGTAGAGGGGCGCCTCGTTGTCTCCGTTGACCTCGATCTTGGAGAACTGCCTGAAGGTGGTGTTGTACTTCATCTGGCAGAACTCTACGATCTCCTCATCGGATCCCGGGGCCTGGTTTCCGAACTGGTTGCACGGGAAGTCCAGGATCTCGAAGCCGTCCTTCTGGTAGGTGTCGTACAGCTTCTGCAGTCCCTCGTACTGGGGGGTGAAGCCGCAGCCAGTGGCGGTGTTGACGATCAGCAGTACCTTACCCTTGTACTCAGAGAGGCTTACCTCCTCTCCCTTAGCGTCCTTCATCGTGTAATCATAGATTCCCATGTTTGTTCACCTGTATTGTTTACAATTAAATTGTATACAATCTAATTATAAAAAAGTAACCCTAGGAATCGGAGATGAATGGAGAAGTAAGGGGTTTGGAAAGGGGTTTGTTGGATACTCAGTACTGATACTGCTGGTATTGCTGCTGATACTGGTCCTGGGGCATCTTGATTCCGATCCAGGTCCAGAGGCTGCACTCGAACATTGTGACGTTGCGGACGTTGGACCTCACGTACTTGGTCATGAGCAGCGAGCTGACGAGTCCGAGGACCATGATTACGACGCCCATCAGGATGAAGAGGACGAGGGTCGTGTCCGTGACGGCGAAGCCGGTGTTGGTGAAGATCAGTGTGATCGTTCCGATCACGCAGACACCTGCCACGATGTTGAACAGCGGTACGAGGAGGCTCAGGATTCCGATCACGATGGTCATGATGCAGAAGATGAGCACATAGAGTCCGTCCTCTCCGAGTCCGATGCCGATGAGCGAGTCGTTCTCGGTGACGGGTATGATCGTAAGCGTGAGGATGGTCATCACCAGAGTGGCGATCGAAAGGATGATCGCGATCCAGCGGAATGAGATCTGGTTGTTGGGGGCTCCGTAAAGGTAGAACGGAGGCTCCCTCTGTCTCTGACCGGGATACTGCTGCGGGGGGTACTGGGGATATCCCTGGTAGCCCTGGGGCGGGTACTGCTGTTGCTGCTGTCCCGGGTAAACCGCAGGCGGGTACTGCTGATAGCCCTGCTGAGGGGGGTACTGCTGTTGGGGCATGTACTGCTGCTGGTAGGGCTGCTGTTGCTGATAGTTCTGTTGAGGGGGCTGAGGCGGAACGTAGTAGTTAGCGTTCGGGTCGTAAGGACGTATGCGTTCAATCTCAGTGTCCATCGTGGGGATATATCCCATGTTAGACTGCTGAGGCTGAAGAGGCAGCTCAGCTCCGCAGTTGAAGCAGAAGCGATTTCCCTCTGGGTTATCGGATCCGCAATTTCCGCAGTAAGTCATAATATCCTCAGTCGCGCATTAATTAAAAAATATAAAACGGTGTTGCCAGAACGCATCGCTGAATTGTGGAGAATAAGATGGTAGCGAGGAGTCGATTTGAACGACCGATCTCCGGGTTATGAGCCCGACGGGATATCCTGGCTACCCCACCTCGCTATGCTGAAGGCTAAGAGGGGATATTATAAAACGTTTAGGGTGTCTCAGAAGAACTTCTTCAGGAACATCAGGTCGTCCAGTTTTCCTTTGATCTGGACCTTCTTCAGGACGAACGCCCTCATGGGCCTGAGGGTTCCGTCGATGAGCGCCGACAGGTTCTCCGGGGTGGTGGTGAGTGTGACGTCGGCCTCCTGGAGCATGACGGGGACGAAGTCGTAGATCTGGGCGTTCTTCAGCTTCATGGAGTATGCCTCTGTGCCCAGGTCGATGTTGAACGTCTTCACGAGGGGCTCGATCTCCTTCCTCACGTTGGGGTCCTTCTCCATCTTTCTGTGGAACTTGTCGATCAGTTCTTGAATCTTCGGTTGCATCGTCATCTTCTCACCAGTCGTCCAATCTCGTCATCTTCTTCTGGGATAGCATCTCTCTGACCGGCTCCCAGGACGTCCTCACATGCGGAGGGGCCTTGCCGTTGGCTTGGATCCAGTCGCGGATGAAGTCCATGGTGCAGTGGTCGCTCGGATATCCGCTTCCCACGTTCACTCCGAACTCATCCTGTATCTCCTGCATCATCCTGTCCCTCGTTACCTTGGCCACTATGGATGCTGCAGATACAATAGGGTAGGTGTCATCGGCTTTATGCTTTGCGATAATCCTTACGTCCTCTCCGACTTTCGTCGAAAGCCTGTTGGTGAAGGATTCCTCATTTATGTCCGGGCAGTCGGCGTAGATCACCTCGGTCTCCCATTTGGTGCATCCCTCGGCGAACATGTTCAGCTCGATCTCGTTGAGGGAAATCGTCTTCCTCTGCTCGTCGATGCCTTCGGCGGACAGTATCACGGTGCACCAGTGGGGGACAGCTTCTACGATCTGGTCGTACATCCTCTCCCTGGCCTTAGGCGTGAGCTTCTTGGAGTCCTTCACGCCTATCTCCTTGAGGAAGCCGTCGGATTCGGCGTAAACCACACCGACGACCAACGGACCCATCGCAGGCCCCCTTCCCGCCTCGTCGACACCGCAGAACATGCTTCTACCAAAGCAGTAGTAAGCCTACATAATCTTAAGTAGTTGCCTCCGTTGGTCTTTATCAATGACGCTCAAGTGTGACCTCCAATATGGCAAAGGCGATGCCGAGTACAAGCTCACCCGCGTAGGTGTGAAGGGAGTACGCAAGCCCATCCTCGTCCAGAGGGACGGCATCAACGGCACGCTCAACAACATTCTGAACTGCAGCATCGACATCTTCGTCGACCTGCCCGGGAACCAGAAGGGATCCCACATGTCCAGGAACGTGGAGGTCCTCAACGAGATCGTGGACGCTTCCATAGCGAACCCGATCACCGCGATCGAGGATGTCGCTGCGGACATCTGCAGGAAGCTCATGGTCCACCACGAGTACGCCCAGGAGGGAGAGGTCAGCATAGAGGCGGAGTACTTCCGTGCGAGCAAGACGCCCCTGGGGAAGAACACATTCGAGTCGTACACCCTTCTCGCAGGAGGGCACATCGAGCGCGACGGGGAGCTGACCAAGATGGTCGGCGTCACCGTGACCGGTATGACCGCATGTCCCTGCGGACAGCAGACGGTCACCGAGATGCTGGAGATCGAGAGCGAGCACCCTGTCATGACTCACAACCAGAGGAACGTCTGCACGCTGATGGTCTACATGCCGGAGAACGTCTCGGTCGAGGCCAACGAGCTCATCGACATCGTTGAAGCCTCATTCTCATCGCCCACGTACGAGCTCCTCAAGAGGCCGGACGAGGGACAGGTCATCATCAACGCCCACAGGAACACCAAGTTCGTGGAGGACGTCGTAAGGGCCGTCCTGGACAACTTCGTGAAGAGGTACACCGATCTCCCCGACGAGGTGTTCATCGACGTCATCAGCGATTCCGAGGAATCCATCCACAAGCATGACGCATACGCTGAGAGGGAGGCCACCCTCGGAGAGCTCAGGCAAGAGAATCAGTGATCTGATGGATCTCTCCCCGCTTTTCAAGAGCGTAATCGATCAGGACAGGGCGCCTGTCGTGATCTGCGATACGAATCATATCGTCGTCTACATGAACCCCGCCGCTGTGGAGCATTATTACAAGCACGGCGGTTCTGCCATCATCGGCATCCACATCTTCGACTGCCACAGCCCCAAGTCAGGACAGATCATCCGCGACGTCGTGGACTGGTTCGCCAAGGACAAGGACAACAACATCGTCCACACGTTCTACAACGAGGAGCAGAACAAGGACGTCTACATGGTCGCGCTGCGCGACGACGATGGCGAGCTGATCGGCTACTACGAGAAGCACGAATATCGCGACAGGGACGACAGCCCCTTCTATGCGTTCAAGAATTGATCAATAAATAATCATAATTGGGGAGGTGGCAGGATCACTCCTGCTCCTCCTCATATTTCTCAAGTTTTACATCCATGACGGAGATGTCCGAGACATAGACGTCCTCGGGACACTCAAGGTCATCCAGGCATCCTACCCAGTAGACCACGAGTCCGGGTCCGAAGAGCTTGGTGTAGGGAATCAGCTGCTTCCTGGAGTTGTACTTGAACTCGGTGTTGTCCCCGAACGAGGCCTTGCTCTCAACCCAGCAGATCTTGTGGCCGTTGTAGACCATCGGATGGTCCAGAAGGCAGTCCGGGGTCTTTGTGAACTCCGTGTCGCGGAGGTCGTTCTCCGTCCTGTAGGTGATGCCCTGGCCGTCCAGCCACTGGTGGGTGAGGTCCTCTCCCCAGATACCTCTCTCCCTCTGCCTGTCGTTGGCGTCGGGGGAGTAGACGATATCGTTCTCGATGGCCTCGCGGATCTCGTCCGCGACCTCCGGGCTCTCGAGGGAGTCCGGGTCGTTGATGGATGCCCAGAAGTCCTTCTTCGATGTTCCGTCCTCCAAGAAGATGAACATCGCGGTGAGGATCGGCGGGAACTTGTACTTGTCCGAGAGCTCCATGATCGTCTTGCCCTTGCGCCACTCCTTGAGCATGCGCGGGGCGTTCTGCTTGACGATGTAGAACCTCTTCTTCACATCCCTGCTGGTCTTCTGGGTGTACAGCGTGTCCAGGAGCCTGTCGTCGTAGCGTCCCCTATGGGAATCTAAGTCGGCAGGTTTCCTCAGACTGTTGTACAGTTCCTTGTACTCTGCATAGTCCACGGTATCACTGGTTGAGGTTCCTGGCGAGGTCCTCTACGGCCGTGATGACCACATCCTTGACCATGGAAGTCGGGGGGCAGTAGGCGTTCTCCGAACGTACGAGGAAGTCCTCCGCTGTCATGCCGTTGATCACCGCGGATGTAAGCCAATCGATGCGTCCGGTTGCCTCCTCTCCTGCGATGATCTGTGCTCCGATGATTCTGTGCGATGTCCTGTCGGCGAGGACCTTCACGATGAGCTCCTTGCCTCCGGGGTAGTACCTTGCGCGGGTGAGTCCCTGTGCCTTGCCTTCGACGACGTCGATGCCGTACCATGATGCGAGTCCCTGGGAGAGTCCGGTTCCTGCGATCTGTTTGTCGCCGATGAAGCTCACCCACGGGCTTGCCACGGGTCCGAAGAGCTTCTTCTCTGCGGATACTGCATTGTTACCGGCGACCGATCCCTGCTTGACTGCGGTGGAACCGAGCTGACTCATGGTCGCTCCGTTCATGATAGCCGATTCGCACTGGACGAGGTCCCCTGCGACGTAGATGTCGGGGACCAGCCTGCCCTTCCTGTAGGGCTGGAGGGTCGGTGCGACGATCAGAGCGTTGAGCTGACCGATGTCGAATCCCAACGCCTTGGGGATTTCGAGGTTGGCGCGGACTCCCGTTGCGAAGATCATGACATCGCAGGGGTACTCCTTCCCATCTGCCGTGACGGACTCGACCTTGTCGGTTCCCTTCACGGATTGGATGGGGGCCTTCATTACGAACTTGATTCCCATGTCCTCCAGGCGCTTCTGGATGTTGTCGGCCATGTCCTTGTCCGCGATACGGGGGATGACCTGATTCATCATCTCGATGACTGTCACGTCTTTTCCCATGTTCTTGAACGATACCGCGAGCTCCAGTCCGATGACACCGGCTCCTCCGATGACGACGTTCTTTGCCGTCTTGAGAGCTTCCTGGATGTCCTTTCCGTCCCTGATGGTCCTCACTATGAAGACGTTCTTCAGGGATGTGCCCTCGATCGGGGGAACGAAAACCTTTCCTCCGGTCGCAATCACAAGTGAGTCGTATGCGTATGCTTTTCCGCCGGCTGTGACGGTCTTGGCAGCATCATCCACGGACTCGACTGTCGTCTTGGTGTACACCTTTATCCCGCGCTCCTTCTCGTAGAAGTCGGGTGTGTGCATGACGATGTCGGTCCATTTGCTCTTCCCCTCGATACCCCACGGGATAGCGCAAGGAGAATAGGCGATGTCCTCGTCCTCTGTGAAGACGGTGACCTCGCATCCAGGGTCTTTGGCCCTGGCGGTGGAGGCGGCAGTCATTCCAGCCGCTCCTGAACCGATTACGATTACTTTCTTAGCCATAAGGCTCCTCCGTTCCGAATAAGAGATTCTATTAATAAGGAATGGTAAGGAAGAGGGTCAAGGGAAAGCTCGCGAGATCAGGATCGGGATGTGTTTTCCGCTACCAATCATTAAATCCGCCCCTTGATATACTGAAATCAGGCGTCCAGATGAAAGACAAGAGATCCCCGTCGGAACTAGAGGCCCTCTGGAAAGAGGACGACATGGTCGACGGACAGAAGGTCAAGGCGATGGTCATGATCATGCGCACCAACGGCTGCTGCTGGGTTAAGCACGGCGGCTGCACCATGTGCGGATACAAGGAGGCCTCGCTGATGAACGTCACACCGGAGGATCTCCTGAAGCAGCTGGACCAGGCATTGTCAAGGTACAAGGACGAGCCTTTCGTCAAGATGTACACTTCCGGAAGCTTCCTCGACGACAACGAGATCCCCCCTGAGGTCAGGGAGAGGATATTCGATGCGTTCAAGGGATGCAAGAGGCTCCTCTTCGAGAGCCGCCCCGAGTTCATCACCGAGGATGTGGTCAAGAAACTCCCGAAGAACGTAACCGTCGCATTGGGATTGGAGAGCTCCGACCCTAAGGTGCTAGAGGTTTCCGTTCACAAGGGATTCACCCCCGAGGACATCAAGAGGGCAGGCGAACTGCTCAAGGCGAACGGCCTCGGTGTGAGGACCTACCTTCTCCTGAAGCCCCCGTTCATGACGGAGCAGATGGCCATAGAGGATGCGGTGAGGTCCGCAAGGTTCGCGGATCCGTTCTCCGATGAGATATCGATCAACCCCCTCAATGTGCAGAGGGCCACCTATGTGGAGCGCCTCTGGAAGAGGGGAGAGTTCAGGTCACCGTGGATCTGGTCGCTCATCGAGGTGTTCAGGGAACTGTCCGGTACCGTCAACGCGCGCATCATGTCCTCCCCATCGGGCGGAGGGGCGATGAGGGGCGTGCACAACTGCGGAGAGTGCGACATGAAGGCGCTCGAGGCCATTGAGAAATTCAGTTACTCGCAGGACGTCAAGGACCTTGACGTCACCTGCAAATGCATCCCCAAGTGGGAGGCCTACAAGAGGTCCGAGACGATCCTCGGATCCCCTGCCGATCTCGACAGGGACTTTGAAAACGAGTTAGTTTTGAGGATGTGAATCGATGGATTACGATATCAAAAAGGGATGGTTCAAGAATATCGAAGGGGATGCACTGGCACAGTTGATGGAACAGGTGTTCGGCAACGTGAAGAAGGACGGCGACAAGTACGTCTCGTCCTATGGTGTAATGGAGTCCATCGTGGTCACCGTCATCAACAAGGACAAGATGGACATCACCGTCACGAACGTCGCAGACGCGAAGGGCCGCTCCGACGACGAGATCATGGACAGCAAGAGGAAGCTCAACATCTTCGCGGAGAAGGCGACGGGCTTCGATGCTAAGGCCCGCATGAAGAGGGCTCAGAAGAAGGCGAAGGAAGGCACTCTCTGATCCCAAACCTGTTTTTCCACGCTCCCGCTTCTATAATAATAAGAACGCGGGAGTAACTTTATATATAACTCCTCTATACCAACTTTCGGATTGGACATAATAGTGTCCGACCAGACGCACCGGGCAATGCGGTTGCAACCCACGTCTGCTTCACACGCTACGGCTTTTGGAAGCGAATATGGCGTCACGGTCGGAACATTAAGACGTTCGTCTGATAAAGCGCGAGGTTAGCGAAGAGACCCTCGCAGGTATGTGTAAAATATGCCACAAAGAAGACGTCCACAGAAAGGATCTAGGGCATTCGGCCCTAGGAAGAGAGCTCAGTCTCAGACACCGAGGCTCGACTCTTGGCCAGAGGTCAGCGGAGCCCCTAAAATCCAGGGTTTCGCAGGCTACAAGGCGGGAATGACACACGCTTTCATCGTTGACAAGCGTGCAAAGAGCACCACCTCCGGAATGGAGCTCCAGGTGCCCGTGACCGTCGTCGAGGTTCCCCCGATGAAGATCGCGGCAGTCAGATTCTACGAGAGCAGCATCGTCGGACTGAAGACAGCAGGAGAGGTCTGGGCAAAGGACCTCGACCCGCTCCTCGACAGGCGCCTCAACGTTCCCAAGAACCACGAGGAAGCGACATTCGCAAGGTATGACGGCCTGGACATCGAAGATGTCCGCGTACTGGCCTACACCCAGCCCAAAGTCGTTTCCGGTGTACCCAAGAAGGTACCCGACCTCATGGAGCTCAGGATCGGAGGCGGAACAATCGATGAGAGGGTTGCATACGCAAAGCAGATACTCGGTACCGAGGTTGGCTTCACCGACTTCTCCCCCGAGGGATCACTGGTCGATGTCATCGCAGTGACCAAGGGAAAGGGATTCCAGGGAGTCACCAAGAGGTGGGGAGTCAAGCTCCTGTCACACAGGAACAGCAAGCACCGCCGTGGAATCGGTAACCTTGGACCCAAAAGACCCGGATACGTCAGGTCGACTGTACCTGGATCCGGACAGATGGGATACCACCAGAGGACCGAGTTCAACAAGAAAGTCGTCAAGGTTGGAGCCGACGGAACCGAGGTAACCCCCAAGGGAGGATTCCTCAACTACGGAGAGGTCAGGAACACCTACGTCCTCATCCACGGATCCGTCCCCGGACCCACCAAGAGGCTCATCAGATTCAGAGATGCGACCAGGATGCCCAAGAAGGCAGACACCGAGGCGGTCGACGTCACTTACGTCTCCGTCGAATCAAAGCAGGGGGCATGAGTAAATGGCAGCAACCACAAATGTTTATGGATTGAACGGTGCGGTCGAGGGATCCGTCAAGATCCCCGAGGCATTCGAGACCCCCTACAGGCCCGACATCATCAAGAAGGCGGTCCTCGCAGCTGCAGCCAACGGCAGGCAGCCCTACGGACCCGCACCCAGGTCGGGAATGAGGCACGCGGTCAGCTTCCGCGGAAAGGGTACCGGATCCGCACGTAACCAGAGGATCCACGGACTCGGAAAGGCCGGAGAGTCACCCAACAACGTCTCGGGAAGGAGGGCACACCCGCCAGTACCTGAGAGGATCTGGGCACAGAAGGTCAACAAGAAAGAGGCAAAGATAGCACGCGCTTCCGCACTGGCAGCAACAGGCTGTGCGGACTGTGTCAAGGCACGCGGTCACCAGTTCGATGACAACGTTTCCTTCCCCATCGTCGTCGACGACAAGTTCAACGAGATGAAGGAGACCTCAGCAGTCATCGAGCTCTTCGAGAAGATCGGAATCGGCTACGACCTTGACCGTGCAAAAGAGGGACGCAAGATCCGTGCAGGAAGGGGAACAATGAGGAACAGAAAGTACCGCACCCCCGTTTCCGTGCTCATCGTCGTTGCAGATGACGAGAGGAACGCACCCATCTTCAAGAGCGCAGCGAACATCCCCGGAGTGACCGTTGAGGAAGTCAAGACACTCAACACGAGCATCCTCGCACCCGGTGGAGACGCAGGAAGGCTCACTGTCTACACCAAGGCAGCCATCGAAGCTATCGGAGGTTGGACACAATGAAGCAGAGTGATGTTCTCATCAGGCCGTTCGTGACTGAGAAGTCGACGAACCACATGACCGGAACCCCCACACAGGACTTCAAGGACGGAAACAAGCTCGAGTTCATCGTCAACAGGCACGCTGACAAAGAGATGATCAAGACCGTCTTCGAAGAGCGTTTCGAGGTCAAAGTAGAGAAAGTCTGGATAAGAATCCAGAAGGACGGAAAGCACGCCATCATCAAACTGGCAGACGGATACTCTGCAGAGGATGTTGGTATGAGAGTCGGAGTCTTCTGAGGTGAGTGATTATGGGAAAAAGATTGATACCAATGAGAAGGGGTCGCGGAACCTCTTTGTACCGCTCGCCCAGCCACAGGCACGTCGATGATGTTAGGCTCCCCGCGTTCAACGAGGGCAAGGCAGTCATCAAGGACCTGATTCAGGCGCCCGGAAGGACATGCCCTCTCGCAGTCCTTGACATCGATGGAAAGACGGACTACCAGCTGGCAGTCGAGGGAACCAAGGTTGGACAGACCATCATGATCGGCGGAACCCAGGTCGCAGCAGGAAACATCCTGATGCTCGCCAACATCCCCGAGGGAACCCTCGTGCACAACGTCGAGGCAAGGCCCGGCGACGGCGGAAAGTTCGTGAAGACCGCAGGATCCTCCGGAACAGTCGTTTCCAGGGGAGACAAGGTCAACGTCCTGATGCCCTCAGGAGCCATCAAAGAGTTCAGCCCCAACTGCCGCGCCGCAATCGGTGTCGTAGCTGGAGGCGGAAGGGGAGACAAGCCCCTCGCGAAAGCAGGTAAGAACGTTCTGACACTCAGGTCCAGGTCCAAGGCACCCTTCAAGACGAAGGGAGTCGCAATGAACCCTGTCGACCACCCCCACGGAGGAGGTAGCCACGCCCACGTCGGAGGACCCAACTGTCAGAAGAGAACAGCATCGCCTGGTCAGAAGGTAGGATTCCTGCCTCCTAAGAAGAAAGTAAGGAAGTGATTGCAATGGCAAAGAAGATTATTGCAGGATCGGCAAAAGCCTCGAGGAGGAAGTCCAGGAAGAAGGCGTCGGCAATCCAGGCACGCAGGAAGAAGGAGTTCCTGTACCGCGGATTCACGATGGAAGAGCTTCTGGCCATGCCTTTCGAAGAGGTCCTCGGACTCATGCCCTCACGCTCAAGGAGGACATACCTCCGCGGTCTGAACTACGAGCAGCAGCTCCTGTTCGACAAGCTGAAGGACGCAACAGAGCCCGTCAGGACACACCGCAGGGACTTGCCTATCATCCCCCAGTTCGTGGGAAAGACCGTCAGCGTATACAACGGTCAGAATTTCAAAGACGTAGAGATCAAGCCCGAGATGATCGGCTGCTTCATCGGAGAGTTCGTCCAGACAAGGAAGCCTCCAGTGCACTCCGGACCCGGAGTCGGTGCAACCAGATCATCCAAGTTCATGCCGTTGAAGTGAGGTGTCAGATATGGTTAATTCAGGTTATACTGCAGTAGCTGACCCCGACACAACCGCAAAGGCGCTCGGAAGGGAGATGCCCGTCTCCCCCAAGTTCGCCCGCGAGGTCGCAGGCATGGTCCGCGGAATGAAGCTCGAGACAGCCCAGAGGGCTCTCGAGGAAGTGATCGAGAAGAAGAGGCCCGTTCCCCTTAAGAGATACAATAAGAGAGTATCTCACAAGGCGGGAGTCGGACCCGGAAGATACCCCGTCAAGGCGGCCAAGGCCATCCTAAGCGTCATCGACAGCGCAGCTGCGAACGCAGAGTTCAAGGGTCTGGACACATCCAACCTGGCCATCGCGACCATCTCTGTTTCCAGAGGACAGGTCATCCCCGGACACATGCCCAGGGCACACGGCCGTGCGACGGAGTGGAACCAGGACACGATCAACGTAGAAGTCATCCTCCAGGAGGTTGAGTGAAATGGCAGCAGAGAGAAAGATCGTTGCCGAGCACGTCCGCAGGGTTCTCCTCAAGGAGTACCTCATGAAGGAGGTAAGCCGTGCGGGATTCGGAGGACTCGACGTCCAGAGGACACCCATGGGAACCCGTGTCATCCTCACGACCGAGAGGCCCGGGCTCGTCATCGGAAGGCGCGGTCAGACAATCAAGAATCTGACCCAGGTAATTGAGGAGCAGTTCGGATTCGACAACCCCCAGATCGAGGTCCAGGAAGTCCAGAACGCCAGCCTCAACGCACAGATCATGGCCGAGAAGCTTGCCTTCTCCCTCGAGAGGGGATGGCACTTCCGCAGAGCTGGACACTCCACGGTCCGCAGGATCATGGATTCCGGAGCTCGCGGATGCTACATCATCGTGGCAGGAAAGCTCTCCGGTCAGAGGCACAGAACCGAGAAGTTCAAAGAGGGTAACATCAAATTCTGTGGAGAGACGAAGGCCCAGTTCATCGAGCATGGATATGCGGTCGCTAAGCTCAAGATGGGAGTTATCGGAGTTACCGTCGAGATCATGGTCAAGGACGCAAAGATGCCCGCGGACATCACAGTCTTGAACAAGACTGAGGCCGCAGCAGTGCTCCCTGACCTCTTCAACGCACCCGCACCTGTCGAGGCACCCGCCGAGGCAGAGGCACCCGTAGCAGAGGAGGTCGAGTGACCATGTCCGGACTCAAAACAGCAGACATCAGGAACATGTCCGTCGAGGAGCGCAACC
The nucleotide sequence above comes from Methanomassiliicoccales archaeon LGM-RCC1. Encoded proteins:
- a CDS encoding MarR family transcriptional regulator, whose protein sequence is MGENYDCLKLENQVCFPLYACSKEIVKRYRPLLDELDLTYTQYITMMVLWEHGDSTVNDLGGRLFLDSGTLTPLLKNLESKGYVKRGRSKEDERSVIISLTDEGRDLREKALKVPGAMASCIQLPPEKGKQLYDLLYEVLGLLSKE
- a CDS encoding glutathione peroxidase; translated protein: MGIYDYTMKDAKGEEVSLSEYKGKVLLIVNTATGCGFTPQYEGLQKLYDTYQKDGFEILDFPCNQFGNQAPGSDEEIVEFCQMKYNTTFRQFSKIEVNGDNEAPLYTYLKSQKKGGIMGSKIKWNFTKFLVDREGNVVDRYAPTDKPEKIEGDIKKLL
- a CDS encoding zinc ribbon domain-containing protein, yielding MTYCGNCGSDNPEGNRFCFNCGAELPLQPQQSNMGYIPTMDTEIERIRPYDPNANYYVPPQPPQQNYQQQQPYQQQYMPQQQYPPQQGYQQYPPAVYPGQQQQQYPPQGYQGYPQYPPQQYPGQRQREPPFYLYGAPNNQISFRWIAIILSIATLVMTILTLTIIPVTENDSLIGIGLGEDGLYVLIFCIMTIVIGILSLLVPLFNIVAGVCVIGTITLIFTNTGFAVTDTTLVLFILMGVVIMVLGLVSSLLMTKYVRSNVRNVTMFECSLWTWIGIKMPQDQYQQQYQQYQY
- a CDS encoding SCP2 sterol-binding domain-containing protein codes for the protein MTMQPKIQELIDKFHRKMEKDPNVRKEIEPLVKTFNIDLGTEAYSMKLKNAQIYDFVPVMLQEADVTLTTTPENLSALIDGTLRPMRAFVLKKVQIKGKLDDLMFLKKFF
- the rnhB gene encoding ribonuclease HII, producing the protein MFCGVDEAGRGPAMGPLVVGVVYAESDGFLKEIGVKDSKKLTPKARERMYDQIVEAVPHWCTVILSAEGIDEQRKTISLNEIELNMFAEGCTKWETEVIYADCPDINEESFTNRLSTKVGEDVRIIAKHKADDTYPIVSAASIVAKVTRDRMMQEIQDEFGVNVGSGYPSDHCTMDFIRDWIQANGKAPPHVRTSWEPVREMLSQKKMTRLDDW
- the mptA gene encoding GTP cyclohydrolase MptA, with the protein product MTLKCDLQYGKGDAEYKLTRVGVKGVRKPILVQRDGINGTLNNILNCSIDIFVDLPGNQKGSHMSRNVEVLNEIVDASIANPITAIEDVAADICRKLMVHHEYAQEGEVSIEAEYFRASKTPLGKNTFESYTLLAGGHIERDGELTKMVGVTVTGMTACPCGQQTVTEMLEIESEHPVMTHNQRNVCTLMVYMPENVSVEANELIDIVEASFSSPTYELLKRPDEGQVIINAHRNTKFVEDVVRAVLDNFVKRYTDLPDEVFIDVISDSEESIHKHDAYAEREATLGELRQENQ
- a CDS encoding PAS domain-containing protein codes for the protein MDLSPLFKSVIDQDRAPVVICDTNHIVVYMNPAAVEHYYKHGGSAIIGIHIFDCHSPKSGQIIRDVVDWFAKDKDNNIVHTFYNEEQNKDVYMVALRDDDGELIGYYEKHEYRDRDDSPFYAFKN
- a CDS encoding C15orf41 family protein, translating into MDYAEYKELYNSLRKPADLDSHRGRYDDRLLDTLYTQKTSRDVKKRFYIVKQNAPRMLKEWRKGKTIMELSDKYKFPPILTAMFIFLEDGTSKKDFWASINDPDSLESPEVADEIREAIENDIVYSPDANDRQRERGIWGEDLTHQWLDGQGITYRTENDLRDTEFTKTPDCLLDHPMVYNGHKICWVESKASFGDNTEFKYNSRKQLIPYTKLFGPGLVVYWVGCLDDLECPEDVYVSDISVMDVKLEKYEEEQE
- a CDS encoding FAD-dependent oxidoreductase, with amino-acid sequence MAKKVIVIGSGAAGMTAASTARAKDPGCEVTVFTEDEDIAYSPCAIPWGIEGKSKWTDIVMHTPDFYEKERGIKVYTKTTVESVDDAAKTVTAGGKAYAYDSLVIATGGKVFVPPIEGTSLKNVFIVRTIRDGKDIQEALKTAKNVVIGGAGVIGLELAVSFKNMGKDVTVIEMMNQVIPRIADKDMADNIQKRLEDMGIKFVMKAPIQSVKGTDKVESVTADGKEYPCDVMIFATGVRANLEIPKALGFDIGQLNALIVAPTLQPYRKGRLVPDIYVAGDLVQCESAIMNGATMSQLGSTAVKQGSVAGNNAVSAEKKLFGPVASPWVSFIGDKQIAGTGLSQGLASWYGIDVVEGKAQGLTRARYYPGGKELIVKVLADRTSHRIIGAQIIAGEEATGRIDWLTSAVINGMTAEDFLVRSENAYCPPTSMVKDVVITAVEDLARNLNQ
- a CDS encoding archaeosine biosynthesis radical SAM protein RaSEA, which codes for MKDKRSPSELEALWKEDDMVDGQKVKAMVMIMRTNGCCWVKHGGCTMCGYKEASLMNVTPEDLLKQLDQALSRYKDEPFVKMYTSGSFLDDNEIPPEVRERIFDAFKGCKRLLFESRPEFITEDVVKKLPKNVTVALGLESSDPKVLEVSVHKGFTPEDIKRAGELLKANGLGVRTYLLLKPPFMTEQMAIEDAVRSARFADPFSDEISINPLNVQRATYVERLWKRGEFRSPWIWSLIEVFRELSGTVNARIMSSPSGGGAMRGVHNCGECDMKALEAIEKFSYSQDVKDLDVTCKCIPKWEAYKRSETILGSPADLDRDFENELVLRM
- a CDS encoding DUF5611 family protein; its protein translation is MDYDIKKGWFKNIEGDALAQLMEQVFGNVKKDGDKYVSSYGVMESIVVTVINKDKMDITVTNVADAKGRSDDEIMDSKRKLNIFAEKATGFDAKARMKRAQKKAKEGTL